One window of the Pseudarthrobacter sp. ATCC 49987 genome contains the following:
- a CDS encoding response regulator, with product MNAAPLRIALADDQPLFRAGLKMILRSQPDMDLVGEAANGEAAVHLVQETRPDVLLMDIRMPVMDGITATRTILASPGGAATKIIVLTTIQHDEAVVRAIQAGAAGFLTKDTTPDFLLAAIRTVHSGHSVIAPAITNELLRDYTTPSTGNDAVLADLSGRERDVFLLTAKGLGNAEIAASLVLSEATVKSHVGSILAKLKLKNRIQLVAFAYENHVLT from the coding sequence ATGAACGCCGCACCCCTCCGGATTGCCCTGGCCGACGACCAGCCGCTGTTCAGAGCCGGGCTCAAGATGATCCTGCGCAGCCAGCCGGATATGGATCTGGTCGGCGAAGCCGCCAACGGTGAAGCTGCCGTCCACCTTGTGCAGGAGACACGACCCGATGTGCTCCTGATGGACATCCGGATGCCCGTCATGGATGGAATCACGGCCACGAGGACCATCCTGGCATCCCCCGGCGGGGCCGCCACCAAGATCATTGTGCTGACCACCATCCAGCACGACGAAGCCGTCGTCCGGGCCATCCAGGCCGGTGCCGCCGGTTTCCTGACCAAAGACACAACCCCCGACTTCCTGCTGGCCGCCATCCGGACGGTCCATTCGGGCCACTCGGTCATCGCCCCGGCCATCACGAACGAACTCCTGCGTGACTACACGACGCCGTCCACCGGGAACGACGCCGTGTTGGCAGACCTGTCCGGGCGGGAACGCGACGTCTTTCTGCTGACCGCCAAGGGACTGGGCAACGCCGAAATCGCCGCTTCACTGGTGCTCAGCGAGGCCACCGTGAAATCCCACGTCGGCAGCATCCTGGCGAAACTGAAGCTGAAGAACCGCATCCAGCTCGTCGCCTTCGCCTACGAAAACCACGTGCTCACTTAG
- a CDS encoding sensor histidine kinase, with protein MFTTITYLRLLAAPATAMLLLGTLLVLEQRHFDQNSALLLALITGVAVAEILPAAALGVVFLALVLQSVKVFPLVLLSGVLSYAAVPVVVFFAVIGWKTRNRWLPPVAAVVFAGITAVNWFTDQTWINFIFGNQLYGRGILRTLTYAFLIFGAFAALNLAAWAVGLAVNSASRSRRAQLAAETRLRETATELAVEQERNRIARELHDALAHSLTVIVAQADGIRFIHRAEPESVEEASRVIAESARTALVETRRLIEGFSPDLTDQPAHRVQDLVILAERLGSTGMPVHVETAGQPWDLTPTQHLTVYRLAQESLTNAFKHGNRSQGAHLHLVWTATSLQLRVSSSLTSPAATPMAAPTGRGIAGMKARAAAAGGWVETMQAEETFEVLACLPSAEPGQPSATERSQSPRRDLEGATP; from the coding sequence ATGTTCACGACCATCACCTATCTGCGGCTTCTCGCGGCACCGGCAACGGCCATGTTGCTCCTGGGGACACTCCTTGTCCTGGAGCAGCGCCATTTCGACCAGAACAGCGCCCTGCTGCTGGCGCTCATCACGGGCGTCGCTGTGGCCGAGATTCTGCCGGCCGCTGCCCTCGGGGTTGTTTTCCTCGCCCTGGTCCTGCAGAGCGTCAAGGTCTTCCCGCTGGTCCTGCTCTCGGGCGTGCTGAGCTACGCTGCCGTCCCTGTGGTTGTCTTTTTTGCCGTGATCGGCTGGAAAACCCGGAACCGGTGGCTTCCTCCCGTTGCCGCGGTCGTATTTGCGGGCATCACCGCCGTCAACTGGTTCACCGACCAGACCTGGATCAATTTCATCTTCGGCAACCAGCTGTACGGCCGCGGAATATTGCGAACCCTTACGTACGCTTTTCTGATCTTCGGGGCGTTCGCCGCGCTGAACCTCGCCGCCTGGGCCGTCGGCCTGGCGGTCAACAGCGCCTCGCGGAGCCGGCGGGCACAGCTTGCGGCGGAAACCCGGCTGCGGGAAACGGCGACCGAACTCGCCGTCGAACAGGAACGCAACAGAATCGCCAGGGAACTGCACGATGCCCTGGCCCACTCACTGACGGTCATCGTGGCGCAGGCCGATGGAATACGCTTCATCCACCGCGCAGAACCGGAATCCGTCGAGGAAGCGTCCAGGGTCATCGCGGAGTCGGCGCGGACCGCGCTGGTCGAAACGCGCCGGCTGATCGAGGGATTTTCCCCTGACCTCACCGACCAGCCGGCCCACAGGGTCCAGGACCTGGTGATCCTGGCCGAACGGCTGGGCTCCACCGGCATGCCGGTCCACGTTGAAACGGCGGGGCAGCCCTGGGACCTGACCCCCACGCAGCACCTGACGGTCTACCGGCTGGCGCAGGAGAGCCTGACGAATGCCTTCAAGCACGGAAACCGGAGCCAGGGCGCGCACCTGCACCTGGTGTGGACAGCAACGTCCCTGCAGCTCCGGGTCAGCTCGTCGCTCACGAGTCCGGCAGCGACGCCGATGGCGGCGCCGACGGGCCGCGGGATAGCGGGAATGAAAGCCCGGGCCGCCGCAGCGGGCGGCTGGGTGGAAACAATGCAGGCCGAAGAGACCTTCGAAGTGCTGGCCTGCCTCCCCTCGGCAGAGCCCGGCCAGCCTTCAGCAACTGAACGCAGCCAGTCCCCTCGCCGCGATCTGGAAGGCGCAACGCCATGA
- a CDS encoding VOC family protein, which yields MQPRVDLISLGVRSVDASRSFYVDGLGWPVHREVRGEVLFIQANHGLILSLWDTGQMQAEATTDPPSGIPSITLSHNLASAAEVDWVMAEAETAGAEIVAEPKTQPWGGYTGYFADPDGYRWEVAFNPSWAVDGGGKVTL from the coding sequence ATGCAGCCACGAGTCGATTTAATTTCACTGGGTGTCCGCAGCGTCGACGCCTCCCGCAGTTTCTATGTAGATGGCCTGGGCTGGCCCGTCCACCGGGAAGTCCGGGGCGAGGTCCTCTTCATCCAGGCCAATCACGGCCTCATCCTCTCCCTCTGGGACACCGGGCAGATGCAGGCCGAAGCCACCACCGATCCCCCGTCTGGCATCCCCAGCATCACGCTGAGCCACAACCTGGCCAGCGCGGCGGAAGTCGACTGGGTGATGGCGGAGGCGGAGACGGCCGGGGCGGAAATCGTCGCTGAGCCGAAAACCCAGCCTTGGGGCGGTTACACCGGCTACTTCGCCGACCCCGACGGCTACCGCTGGGAGGTTGCCTTCAATCCCAGCTGGGCGGTCGACGGCGGCGGGAAAGTTACGCTCTGA
- a CDS encoding chorismate mutase, with amino-acid sequence MDMSTNHQDDKAAKADREQLAAVRVAVDEVDEQIVSLIGRRERLIRIAGTLKADSAEVRAPGRVERVIEHVRATAEQKAIDVDLVEKTYRAMIDAFITLELEVYKASS; translated from the coding sequence ATGGACATGTCCACAAATCACCAAGACGATAAAGCTGCCAAGGCCGACCGGGAACAGCTCGCCGCCGTGCGCGTGGCTGTTGACGAGGTGGACGAACAGATCGTGTCGCTGATCGGCCGCCGCGAACGCCTGATCCGGATCGCCGGGACCCTCAAGGCGGACAGCGCCGAGGTGCGGGCCCCCGGCCGTGTGGAACGGGTTATCGAACACGTCCGCGCCACTGCGGAACAGAAAGCCATTGACGTTGACCTCGTGGAGAAGACCTACCGGGCAATGATCGACGCCTTCATCACACTCGAACTGGAAGTCTACAAAGCCAGCTCCTAG